The Argonema galeatum A003/A1 genome window below encodes:
- a CDS encoding DUF2188 domain-containing protein, with protein sequence MDSLKILENSKKVTAFYDKEADVLYISLGEPQEAVAVDVGDSAIARYNEESQTLVGITLIGLKQRVLKKLNRQLHVAPHQDGWVVKEETDVASEKMFTTKETALKYAVGVAKAQWLEVVIYDENGKIQEVINPAIDAVLQRRQQQHESELNESECLKS encoded by the coding sequence ATGGACAGTTTAAAAATTCTGGAAAATTCTAAAAAAGTTACTGCTTTTTATGATAAAGAAGCAGATGTTCTTTATATATCACTGGGAGAGCCACAAGAGGCTGTAGCTGTGGATGTGGGTGATAGCGCGATCGCACGTTACAATGAGGAGAGCCAAACACTTGTTGGTATTACTTTAATTGGACTAAAACAGCGGGTATTGAAGAAATTAAATCGCCAATTGCACGTCGCACCTCACCAAGATGGGTGGGTGGTAAAAGAGGAAACTGACGTTGCATCTGAAAAAATGTTTACGACTAAGGAAACAGCGCTTAAATATGCAGTAGGAGTGGCAAAGGCTCAATGGCTTGAAGTAGTAATTTATGATGAAAATGGTAAAATACAGGAGGTTATTAATCCAGCCATAGATGCTGTATTACAGCGCCGACAACAGCAACACGAGTCGGAATTGAATGAATCTGAGTGTTTGAAAAGTTAA
- a CDS encoding GNAT family N-acetyltransferase: MLTFSSETEDDIATIREVVTAAFGQTNEAQLVEAIRNSPNFIPELSIVAKEDGNVVGHILFSPITIEAQEQISGAGALAPLAVTPARQRQAIGTQLVQVGLSKCRNLGHSIVVVLGHPQYYRRFGFQTASKFGMQAPFPVPDEAFMVFELMPDALKNVSGIVRYPTYFDEV, encoded by the coding sequence ATGCTGACTTTTTCTAGCGAAACAGAAGATGATATAGCCACCATTCGGGAAGTAGTAACAGCTGCTTTTGGTCAAACAAATGAAGCCCAACTGGTGGAAGCTATCCGCAACTCCCCCAATTTTATTCCCGAACTCTCCATCGTGGCAAAAGAGGATGGGAATGTCGTGGGTCATATTTTGTTTAGCCCTATTACAATTGAAGCACAAGAACAGATAAGTGGCGCGGGAGCACTCGCACCCTTAGCTGTGACACCTGCGCGTCAGCGTCAAGCTATTGGCACCCAACTGGTGCAAGTGGGTTTGTCTAAATGCCGTAACTTAGGCCATAGTATTGTTGTAGTTCTTGGGCATCCGCAATATTATCGCCGTTTTGGTTTCCAAACAGCGAGTAAATTCGGCATGCAGGCACCCTTCCCAGTTCCCGATGAAGCGTTTATGGTGTTTGAACTTATGCCCGATGCGTTGAAAAATGTTAGCGGGATTGTGAGATATCCAACATACTTTGATGAAGTATAA
- the tnpA gene encoding IS200/IS605 family transposase — translation MDKKFKSNHNVVYSCCYHVVWCPKYRRKVLINGVDIRLKQILQSVASEFGANIREMEIMPDHVHVLVEIDPQFGIAKLLRYMKGRSSRLLRQEFSWLKSRLPTLWTNSYFCATVGGAPLEIIKQYIQNQKNI, via the coding sequence CTGGATAAAAAATTCAAGTCAAATCACAATGTCGTCTATTCTTGCTGCTACCATGTCGTTTGGTGTCCTAAGTATCGGCGCAAAGTTTTGATTAACGGAGTAGATATTCGACTTAAACAAATATTACAGTCGGTAGCATCGGAATTTGGGGCGAATATTCGGGAAATGGAAATTATGCCAGATCATGTTCATGTTTTGGTAGAGATAGATCCACAATTCGGAATCGCCAAACTTTTAAGATATATGAAAGGTCGCTCATCACGACTGCTGAGGCAAGAATTTTCTTGGCTAAAAAGTAGACTTCCGACATTGTGGACTAACAGCTATTTCTGTGCTACGGTAGGCGGCGCACCATTGGAAATTATTAAACAATATATTCAAAACCAAAAAAATATTTAA
- the bchB gene encoding ferredoxin:protochlorophyllide reductase (ATP-dependent) subunit B, which translates to MKLAYWMYAGPAHIGTLRIATSFKNVHAIMHAPLGDDYFNVMRSMLERERNFTPVTTSIVDRHVLARGSQERVIDNITRKDKEEHPDLIVLTPTCTSSILQEDLGNFVERAQLDAKGDVMLADVNHYRVNELQAADRTLHQIVQYYIEKARKQGNLPEGKTEKPSVNIIGITTLGFHNQHDCTELKRLMADLGIEVNEVIPEGASVLNLKNLPKAWFNLVPYREIGLMAAKYLEQEFGTPCVDITPMGVVETARCIRKIQQVINEQGGDVDYEDFINEQTLHVSQAAWFSRSIDCQNLTGKKAVVFGDSTHAAAMTKILAREMGIHVVWAGTYCKYDADWFREQVGEYCDEVIVSEDHGLIGDAIARVEPSAIFGTQMERHVGKRLDIPCGVIAAPIHIQNFPIGYKPFMGYEGTNQCVDLVYNSFTLGMEDHLLEIFGGHDTKEVITKGISADSDLGWTKEGQAELNKIPGFVRGKVKRNTEKFARERNIAQITVEVMYAAKESVGA; encoded by the coding sequence ATGAAATTAGCTTATTGGATGTATGCAGGCCCCGCTCACATTGGCACTCTTCGGATTGCCACTTCTTTTAAGAACGTCCATGCGATTATGCACGCACCGCTGGGGGATGACTATTTTAACGTAATGCGATCGATGTTAGAGCGGGAGAGGAATTTCACGCCAGTGACAACCAGTATTGTCGATCGGCACGTTCTGGCACGCGGTTCTCAAGAACGAGTGATAGATAATATCACCCGCAAGGATAAGGAAGAACATCCTGACTTAATTGTGCTAACTCCGACTTGCACTTCTAGTATTTTACAAGAAGATTTGGGAAATTTTGTCGAACGGGCGCAATTAGATGCTAAAGGCGATGTGATGTTGGCAGATGTGAATCACTATCGCGTGAATGAATTGCAAGCAGCCGATCGCACTTTACATCAAATTGTTCAATACTACATCGAAAAAGCTCGCAAACAAGGCAATCTGCCAGAAGGCAAAACCGAAAAACCTTCTGTCAACATCATCGGTATTACTACCCTTGGTTTCCACAACCAGCACGATTGCACCGAACTTAAACGCCTCATGGCTGACTTGGGAATTGAAGTCAACGAAGTAATTCCCGAAGGTGCATCTGTTCTCAACCTGAAGAATTTGCCAAAAGCTTGGTTTAACCTAGTTCCTTATCGGGAAATCGGGTTAATGGCAGCTAAGTACCTGGAACAAGAATTCGGAACGCCTTGTGTGGATATCACGCCGATGGGTGTGGTAGAAACTGCGCGTTGTATCCGCAAGATTCAGCAAGTAATTAACGAACAAGGCGGTGATGTTGATTACGAAGATTTTATCAACGAGCAAACTTTGCACGTTTCTCAAGCTGCTTGGTTTTCCCGTTCCATTGACTGTCAGAATTTGACTGGTAAAAAAGCTGTTGTGTTTGGCGATAGCACTCACGCCGCCGCGATGACCAAAATTCTGGCGCGGGAAATGGGAATTCACGTAGTTTGGGCGGGAACTTATTGCAAGTACGATGCTGATTGGTTCCGGGAACAAGTTGGCGAGTATTGCGATGAAGTGATTGTCAGCGAAGATCACGGTCTGATTGGAGATGCGATCGCGCGCGTCGAACCCTCGGCAATTTTCGGTACGCAAATGGAACGCCACGTCGGTAAGCGTTTGGATATTCCCTGCGGTGTAATTGCAGCACCGATTCACATCCAAAACTTCCCAATTGGTTACAAACCTTTCATGGGTTATGAAGGGACGAATCAGTGCGTCGATCTGGTCTACAATTCCTTCACGTTGGGAATGGAAGATCACCTGCTGGAAATCTTCGGCGGACACGATACTAAGGAAGTGATTACGAAGGGAATTTCTGCTGATTCTGACCTTGGTTGGACTAAGGAAGGACAAGCAGAATTGAATAAGATTCCCGGTTTCGTGCGCGGTAAAGTGAAGCGGAATACTGAAAAGTTTGCACGCGAAAGGAATATCGCGCAAATCACTGTTGAAGTGATGTACGCGGCGAAGGAATCTGTCGGAGCTTAG
- a CDS encoding DUF1778 domain-containing protein, translated as MSTSLDNSQTTKVEITLTQAQKQTLEKAASIRCLSLDEYLLEAALNLAEEQPLQPESIVLSDKDWQIVTTAIENPPKLNPSLKAAIKRYKEEYQQK; from the coding sequence ATGTCAACTTCCCTTGACAATAGCCAAACAACTAAAGTTGAAATAACCCTTACTCAAGCACAAAAACAAACCCTAGAAAAAGCCGCTTCTATTAGGTGTCTAAGTCTGGACGAGTATTTGCTGGAAGCAGCTTTGAATCTAGCAGAAGAACAACCCCTACAGCCGGAGTCGATCGTTCTTTCCGATAAAGACTGGCAAATTGTTACCACAGCAATTGAAAATCCACCAAAACTCAACCCTAGTCTGAAAGCAGCAATCAAAAGATACAAAGAAGAATATCAACAGAAATAA
- a CDS encoding LysR family transcriptional regulator: protein MKLSQLRALVAVADYGNFSEAALHMEISQSAVSHAIASLEEDLGVVLLSRGRHGAHLTPVGERITAHARQMQRLLEAIRKEANLEKGLEGGIVRIASFRSVATHILPTAIARFRQSFPNITVTITENDAFTNIEQALREGYADIGFTYLPASDEFETWEILRDDYILLLPPTTHLRNAQISWKELATYPLIVSCLTPCNEWIRKCLSSAEFPLNIAYEIKEDSTIVSMVLQGLGAAILPRLAAEPVPPQVQVCSLPSHLERVIGVAVLANALHAPAVYAFLDAIRNTGRFAVRTAV, encoded by the coding sequence ATGAAGCTTTCCCAGCTTCGTGCTTTAGTTGCGGTGGCAGACTACGGCAATTTCAGCGAAGCAGCACTGCACATGGAGATATCCCAGTCGGCAGTCAGTCATGCGATCGCTTCTCTGGAGGAAGATTTGGGCGTGGTATTGCTTTCTAGGGGGCGTCACGGGGCGCATCTCACCCCTGTAGGGGAGCGGATCACGGCTCATGCACGTCAAATGCAGCGGCTTTTGGAGGCGATTCGGAAAGAAGCGAACTTAGAAAAAGGCTTAGAAGGCGGCATTGTGAGGATTGCCTCCTTTCGCAGCGTGGCGACTCATATCTTACCAACTGCGATCGCGCGATTTCGCCAAAGCTTCCCCAATATCACCGTCACTATTACAGAGAATGACGCTTTCACAAATATCGAACAAGCTTTGCGCGAAGGTTATGCCGACATTGGTTTCACCTATCTACCTGCAAGCGATGAATTTGAAACTTGGGAAATCCTGCGGGATGATTACATTTTGCTTTTACCACCAACAACTCACCTGAGAAATGCCCAGATTAGTTGGAAAGAATTAGCCACCTATCCACTGATCGTGAGTTGTTTGACTCCCTGCAATGAATGGATTCGCAAATGTTTGTCGAGCGCGGAATTTCCTCTCAACATTGCTTATGAAATAAAGGAAGATTCCACGATCGTCAGCATGGTTTTGCAAGGTTTGGGGGCGGCTATTCTGCCTCGTCTTGCAGCCGAACCCGTACCGCCACAAGTGCAGGTGTGCAGTTTGCCATCTCATCTAGAAAGGGTAATTGGCGTAGCAGTTTTGGCAAATGCACTTCATGCTCCAGCGGTTTATGCGTTTCTCGATGCGATTAGGAATACGGGAAGATTTGCTGTGAGAACGGCAGTTTGA
- a CDS encoding MAG6450 family protein: MGKSRIKKFSATSSSSRIPESALTHPTGSENAHEQHPSFRFEHTDENRWVLSDWQPSEIDDFIRALKKNERYTWAQIKSQGSKQRSGSVGCGYKLITNHPKLPESVSDDVKLSEMRVDERKRIFGFRVGSIYYIVWFDRDHSVCPE, from the coding sequence GTGGGAAAGTCTCGTATTAAAAAGTTTTCAGCCACAAGTTCGTCAAGCCGAATCCCTGAATCCGCTTTAACTCATCCAACAGGTTCCGAGAATGCACACGAACAACACCCCAGCTTTAGGTTTGAGCATACTGATGAAAACCGCTGGGTTTTATCGGATTGGCAACCATCAGAAATTGATGATTTTATCCGGGCGCTTAAAAAAAATGAGAGATATACATGGGCGCAAATAAAAAGCCAAGGGTCTAAACAACGTAGTGGTTCTGTAGGTTGCGGATACAAGCTAATTACCAATCATCCAAAGCTACCTGAAAGTGTCAGCGATGATGTGAAACTTTCAGAAATGCGGGTTGATGAAAGAAAGCGGATTTTTGGTTTTCGCGTAGGTTCGATTTACTATATTGTGTGGTTTGACCGAGACCATAGCGTTTGTCCAGAGTGA
- a CDS encoding MAG6450 family protein has protein sequence MGKSKIKKPSGGSSSRRIPESALTHPTGSENADEQHPSFRFEHTDENRWLLSNWQPSEIDDLIRAFQKIERYTWAQIKSQGSKQRGGSVGCGYKLITNHPKLPESVSDDVKLSEMRVDERKRIFGFRVGSVYYIVWFDRDHSVCPE, from the coding sequence GTGGGAAAGTCTAAGATTAAAAAGCCTTCCGGCGGAAGTTCCTCACGCCGAATACCTGAATCAGCTTTAACTCATCCAACAGGTTCGGAGAACGCAGACGAACAACACCCCAGCTTTAGGTTTGAGCATACTGATGAAAATCGCTGGCTTTTATCGAATTGGCAACCATCAGAAATTGATGATTTGATCCGGGCATTTCAAAAAATTGAGAGATATACATGGGCGCAAATAAAAAGCCAAGGGTCAAAACAACGTGGTGGTTCTGTAGGTTGCGGATACAAGCTAATTACCAATCATCCAAAGCTACCTGAAAGTGTTAGTGATGATGTGAAACTTTCGGAAATGCGAGTTGATGAAAGAAAGCGTATTTTTGGTTTTCGCGTCGGTTCAGTTTACTACATCGTGTGGTTTGACCGAGATCATAGCGTTTGTCCAGAGTGA
- a CDS encoding DUF1648 domain-containing protein codes for MTSRPVLNIPRSTLDTAIEIAAVAGILLTIILLITKWDTLPDVIPIHFDISGKPDSTGSKLTILLFPAIGILIYAMLTVINRFPHTFNYPWPITEANAYRQYQMAVGLMRWLKLELVWQFAFIEWQIILAASGKALGLNVAFLSIILLVVFGTVGYYLWQAYQSR; via the coding sequence ATGACTTCGCGACCTGTTTTGAATATTCCCCGCTCTACCTTAGATACAGCAATAGAAATCGCCGCTGTAGCAGGCATTCTCTTAACCATTATACTCCTCATCACTAAGTGGGATACTTTACCTGATGTTATTCCCATCCATTTTGATATTTCAGGCAAGCCAGATTCCACAGGCAGCAAACTGACTATATTACTATTTCCGGCGATCGGCATATTGATTTATGCGATGCTGACAGTAATAAATCGCTTTCCCCATACGTTTAATTATCCTTGGCCAATTACAGAAGCGAATGCTTACAGGCAATATCAGATGGCTGTGGGTTTAATGAGATGGCTGAAACTGGAACTTGTCTGGCAATTTGCTTTTATAGAATGGCAAATTATTCTGGCAGCGTCAGGAAAAGCGTTGGGATTAAATGTGGCGTTTTTGTCGATAATACTCTTGGTTGTGTTTGGCACTGTGGGGTATTATCTTTGGCAAGCATATCAGAGCCGTTAA
- a CDS encoding Panacea domain-containing protein, producing the protein MEEVWTAYGELSAKRLEDLTHSEKPWINARKGLDPAEKSSNIISHEDMKAYYASFLEE; encoded by the coding sequence CTGGAAGAAGTTTGGACTGCTTATGGTGAATTGAGTGCTAAACGACTTGAAGATTTGACACACTCAGAAAAACCTTGGATTAATGCTCGTAAAGGTTTAGATCCTGCCGAAAAATCATCAAATATTATTTCCCATGAGGATATGAAAGCTTATTACGCCTCTTTTTTGGAGGAGTAG
- a CDS encoding Panacea domain-containing protein: MRSALDIARYFLCRVDRDAGDTISPLKLQKLVYYAQAWSLVLRDKPLFYEDIQAWVHGPAIYEVWDAYRDYRYGAIPESEEELPEFEDDEIEVLEEVWTAYGELSAKRLEDLTHSEEPWINARKGLDPAEKSSNVISHEDMKAYYASFLEE; the protein is encoded by the coding sequence ATGAGAAGCGCTTTAGATATCGCTCGTTACTTTTTGTGCCGCGTCGATCGAGATGCGGGTGATACAATCTCGCCTCTGAAGCTTCAAAAGCTTGTATATTACGCCCAAGCTTGGAGTTTGGTATTGCGAGATAAACCACTTTTTTATGAAGATATTCAGGCTTGGGTTCATGGGCCTGCGATATATGAAGTCTGGGATGCTTATAGAGATTACCGATATGGAGCTATTCCAGAATCGGAAGAGGAATTACCGGAATTTGAAGACGATGAAATAGAAGTTCTTGAGGAAGTTTGGACTGCTTATGGGGAACTGAGTGCGAAGCGACTTGAAGATTTGACACATTCAGAAGAACCTTGGATTAATGCTCGTAAGGGTTTAGATCCCGCCGAAAAATCATCAAATGTTATTTCCCATGAGGATATGAAAGCTTATTACGCCTCTTTTTTGGAGGAGTAG
- a CDS encoding GNAT family N-acetyltransferase, with product MQWIFCSIDDAGVIRDNFDCGIPELNEYLKKYARQNQRKGIAKTWVAITQGGDRQVAGYYSISMAELKQESLPENYRKGLPRYPIPVMRIGKLAVTQSMQGRRLGETLLVDAFNRVIRLSQDIGVFGVIVDALNAQAKEFYLKYSFITLESDELSLFIPITRILEEFT from the coding sequence ATGCAATGGATTTTTTGCTCTATCGATGATGCCGGCGTGATTCGGGATAATTTTGACTGTGGCATCCCGGAGTTAAACGAGTATCTCAAAAAATACGCTCGCCAAAATCAAAGAAAAGGCATTGCCAAAACCTGGGTGGCAATTACTCAAGGCGGTGATAGACAAGTAGCAGGCTATTATTCGATTAGTATGGCTGAATTGAAACAAGAATCTCTGCCTGAAAATTACAGAAAAGGATTGCCACGCTACCCCATTCCAGTCATGCGGATCGGAAAACTAGCAGTAACTCAATCAATGCAGGGTAGAAGACTAGGGGAAACACTGCTAGTTGATGCTTTTAACAGAGTTATTCGTCTATCGCAGGATATTGGGGTATTTGGAGTGATAGTTGATGCTTTGAACGCACAAGCTAAGGAATTTTATCTAAAATACAGCTTTATTACTTTAGAGAGCGATGAGCTTTCACTTTTTATCCCTATCACTAGGATATTGGAAGAGTTTACCTAA
- a CDS encoding class I SAM-dependent methyltransferase → MSANTLGFDTQFYNYLLSASLREADVLRRLRDETTSHPRAVMQLAPEQGQFLALLVQLMGAKKTLEVGVFTGYSSLWVAMALPADGKMIACDVSEEYTSVARRYWQEAGVANKIDLRIAPALETLDRLLAEGQASTFDFAFIDADKGNYEGYYERSLQLVRPGGLIAVDNVLWYKQVAYPESQDQVTKVIRAFNEKLHRDERVFLSLVPIGDGLTLALKR, encoded by the coding sequence ATGTCAGCAAATACCCTTGGCTTTGACACTCAATTCTATAATTACCTGTTATCCGCGTCTTTGCGGGAGGCAGACGTACTGCGGCGTTTGCGAGACGAAACCACCTCTCATCCACGCGCCGTAATGCAGCTAGCGCCAGAACAAGGTCAGTTCTTGGCGCTGCTGGTTCAGCTGATGGGAGCAAAGAAAACCCTGGAAGTCGGCGTCTTTACTGGTTATAGTTCGCTCTGGGTAGCTATGGCACTTCCGGCAGATGGTAAGATGATCGCTTGCGATGTTAGTGAGGAATACACTTCTGTAGCTCGTCGCTATTGGCAAGAAGCTGGAGTGGCAAATAAGATCGATCTGCGAATAGCGCCAGCACTGGAAACGTTGGATCGGTTATTGGCAGAGGGACAGGCATCCACTTTTGATTTTGCGTTTATCGATGCGGATAAAGGGAATTACGAGGGGTATTATGAGCGATCGCTCCAACTTGTCCGTCCCGGTGGTTTGATTGCAGTTGATAATGTGTTGTGGTACAAACAAGTTGCCTACCCTGAAAGTCAAGATCAAGTTACCAAGGTTATCCGAGCTTTTAATGAAAAATTGCATCGCGATGAACGAGTTTTCCTCAGTCTTGTTCCTATAGGAGATGGATTGACTCTAGCGCTTAAGCGATAA
- a CDS encoding DUF29 domain-containing protein: MYLPKTNPETTIPTPNLYEKDFYAWTQEQASLLRNQQWSQLDVVNLIEEIESLGKQQRQELRNRLSLLIGHLLKWEYQSERRRRSWLATIRIQRLDVSELLEGNPSLKPYLEEALQKAYIKGVELAVKETELSRRTFPVDCPYSLSQILEDSFYPGEPSELENEYNL, encoded by the coding sequence ATGTACCTCCCGAAAACTAACCCAGAAACAACAATACCTACACCAAATCTTTACGAAAAAGATTTCTACGCATGGACGCAGGAACAAGCATCTTTACTCCGCAACCAACAATGGAGTCAGCTTGACGTGGTAAATTTAATTGAGGAGATCGAATCTTTGGGAAAACAGCAACGCCAAGAACTGCGAAATCGTTTGAGCTTGCTAATCGGACATTTGCTGAAATGGGAATATCAATCCGAACGTCGACGTCGTAGTTGGTTAGCAACAATTCGCATTCAACGTCTGGATGTTTCGGAACTACTTGAAGGTAATCCTAGTTTAAAACCTTACCTGGAAGAAGCATTACAGAAAGCTTATATTAAAGGTGTCGAATTAGCTGTTAAGGAAACAGAATTATCTCGTCGTACTTTTCCCGTAGACTGTCCGTACAGTTTATCTCAAATATTAGAAGATAGCTTCTATCCGGGGGAACCGAGTGAGTTGGAAAATGAATATAATTTATAA